The proteins below come from a single Scatophagus argus isolate fScaArg1 chromosome 15, fScaArg1.pri, whole genome shotgun sequence genomic window:
- the lrrc9 gene encoding leucine-rich repeat-containing protein 9 isoform X2 — MIRRVANLSTWLLSNQTLPPRNRPMPNIAAVRWATQILLKKCIANGVSYEKIAQEGSNISSLEIFFSGFPRMVGLSFFPRLCQLTIVGQNIKHIEALECCPLLRELWVVQCHLTEISGLQNCLQLEKLYLYDNQICEIKNLELQNNLQVLWLNNNYITQIQGLNALQNLKELNLADNNIEKTGYSLDPNAMLQNLNLSGNKISSFKELTPLARLPHLRELALKDSTSTPNPVCLLCNYATHVLYHMPGLQQLDTYDVSSKQVKEAAESTVMKKMMYYNMRVRSAQRNLTETRLSLMERKKTMLQLPEECIRSISYALKNLERELSKAPAGCKKSACTTESSTDRSDPTADISRDHDMERKILSKIEALRERLVLWTRRLDEIEAWYERVLIQATNMTEYTVQFLLMELESVGNIRLEEGRSTDPWYIHGIIKFTSCCDLLLSRFSHSDFKVYGITGIKINRVIRIHNSALRLRFEDKLHSLLASEESATFSQRYRRRLEHLFYIPDPEKNNEKEEILCILEEGFKTAEQCKASERGAAIPLSNSLSVTEQPRIEHALRQASRGHSWHSKDTIPFRHSQIIVSKVFVGHSVPMKLGEPVDRSSYPRAYSVYCSVDTKHTTERPCSSKTHGGPECSARRRQWFVFDHELVLPEYIIYFEYTAGHQEQPALPDHSTGRDDSRSNDIILDGKVLNMEPVLKPHPKLLSLDDKILLNVARANVLSQITVLNLHGNSLSKIKEISRLKALRHLTISFNEFTRLDDISHMPNLEFLDASYNHLVTLEGLRALGQLKQLDVRWNKLTKAKEDTAVLRKHTPALLKLDTRYNPWNRPETIRMTMLGRLTTLTHLDDMMVAEEEAAEAVQMAAGSRINQASLLAYSRTNSDRPRSLSLLSTAQLQCLLSPVPWSLNQELELDWTAKITTVNLDGQRISKLINLNKLVNLRWASFNDNEISKLEGLESCLKLEELSLDNNSISALSGVSKLHCLNKLSLDGNRLSSLDASVLDQLPDLSFLSVENNCISSLQGIQRVRSLLELYIGNNQISTSQDIYYLKGLTNLIILDLYGNPLLEQLENYRIYVVYHLPSLKALDGIAVEVTECESAKDMYGGRLTPDMVAEKTGHSNYTDITYLTLQSCSIRIVDLCPPDWFCNLRSVNLDHNNLTSFSGLIYLPNIKALCLNYNHIESILPRQKTHLTNRQILYSKVHSSGYGQQNPSKLKGETGPACSLEPLMGSLEVLHLSHNGISNMANLQLSRLTNLKALFLQGNDISQVEGLEGLHQLRELVLDRNRIKALTDNSFRAQNVLLELHLAENRIRELSHLDPLIELRKLFLGMNKLQDISELNKLEVLPSLTELSVVGNPVARNSLHRPAVVLHLSQLQVLDGVKVTLEERTRAELLSADPSPCSQCTGASLSATEINLPGLLPLMPRHTPLRGMSISGGLQNLHIMHGHDILPNNIDEAQSQYTYKYKKHKHGNAIRSGQTDMTFRHIRRTGSSLATTGLLHDGTKVIISYPSQEQDSRFPNGGKPPPM; from the exons ATGATCAGGCGCGTTGCGAATCTTTCAACATGGCTCCTTAGCAACCAGACGCTTCCTCCTAGAAACAGACCGATGCCAAACATTGCTGCAGTCAGATGGGCCACACAGATTCTGTTAAAGAAG TGTATAGCCAATGGAGTGTCATACGAGAAAATAGCACAAGAAGGAAGCAACATCAGCTCCCTAGAgatcttcttctctggttttcCCCGCATGGTCGGGCTTTCCTTTTTCCCAAGGCTCTGCCAGCTTACCATCGTGGGCcagaacataaaacacattgaaGCACTTGAGTGCTGTCCTCTGCTTCGGGAGCTCTGGGTAGTTCAGTGTCATCTGACA GAAATATCTGGACTACAAAATTGTCTACAACTAGAAAAACTCTACCTTTATGATAATCAGATCTGTGAAATAAAGAATTTAGAACTGCAGAACAACCTGCAAGTCCTGTGGCTCAACAATAACTACATAACTCAAATACAG GGTTTGAATGCACTTCAAAATCTCAAAGAACTGAACCTCGCTGACAACAACATTGAAAAGACTG GGTATAGCCTTGATCCTAATGCCATGCTTCAGAATCTTAATCTGTCCGGTAACAAGATAAGTTCCTTTAAG GAGCTGACCCCACTTGCACGCTTACCCCATCTGAGAGAACTAGCGCTGAAGGACTCCACGTCAACTCCAAACCCAGTGTGTCTGCTCTGTAACTATGCCACACATGTGCTTTACCACATGCCAGGCCTCCAGCAACTTGACACCTATGATGTCTCGAGCAAGCAAGTCAAGGAGGCAGCTGAG TCCACAGtaatgaagaaaatgatgtACTACAACATGCGGGTACGCAGTGCTCAGAGGAACCTGACAGAGACACGACTCAGCttgatggagaggaagaaaactATGTTACAGTTACCCGAAGAATGCATCAGATCAATCAGTTATGCCCTCAAGAAT CTTGAACGTGAGCTTTCCAAAGCGCCAGCTGGTTGCAAGAAGTCTGCCTGCACAACGGAGAGTTCGACAGACAGAAGTGACCCAACCGCTGACATCAGTCGCGATCACGACATGGAGCGCAAAATCCTCAGCAAGATTGAAGCACTGAGGGAGAGACTGGTGCTCTGGACAAGGAGGCTGGATGA GATTGAAGCCTGGTATGAGCGAGTTCTGATCCAGGCCACAAACATGACGGAATATACTGTCCAGTTTCTGCTGATGGAGCTAGAAAGTGTTGGAAATATTCGTTTGGAAGAGGGCCGTTCCACAGACCCTTGGTACATACATGGTATTATTAA GTTTACTTCCTGTTGCGACCTCCTGCTGTCCCGCTTTTCTCATTCAGACTTTAAGGTCTATGGCATCACTGGGATTAAAATCAATAGAGTTATCCGCATCCACAACAGTGCTTTGAGGCTTCGCTTTGAGGACAAACTTCACAGCCTTCTAGCCAGTGAGGAGTCTGCTACATTCTCACA GCGTTACAGACGTCGACTGGAGCACTTATTCTACATACCTGAccctgaaaaaaataatgagaagGAAGAAATTTTGTGCATTCTAGAGGAAGGCttcaaaacagcagaacaatgtAAG GCCTCGGAAAGAGGAGCTGCTATACCTTTGTCCAATAGTCTGAGTGTGACCGAACAGCCCAGAATTGAACACGCACTCCGCCAGGCCAGCAGAGGCCATTCCTGGCACAGTAAGGATACAATACCCTTCAGGCACA GTCAGATTATTGTTTCCAAAGTGTTTGTGGGCCACAGCGTCCCTATGAAACTGGGAGAACCAGTGGACAGGAGCAGCTATCCCAGAGCCTACTCTGTGTACTGCAGTGTGGACACTAAGCACACAACTG AGAGACCCTGCTCCTCTAAGACACATGGTGGCCCTGAATGCAGTGCCAGAAGAAGACAGTGGTTTGTGTTTGACCATGAGCTTGTCCTGCCTGAGtacatcatttattttgaatacaCTGCTGGG CATCAAGAACAACCCGCTTTGCCAGACCACAGTACAGGCAGAGATGATTCTCGTTCCAACGATATCATCCTTGACGGCAAAGTCCTCAACATGGAACCTGTGCTGAAACCACATCCCAAGTTATTGAGTTTGGATGACAAAATTCTGCTAAATGTAGCCAGGGCCAATGTGCTCAGTCAGATAACT GTCCTGAACCTTCATGGCAACAGTCTGAGTAAAATAAAGGAGATTTCCCGCCTCAAAGCTTTGCGGCATCTTACCATCAGCTTCAATGAGTTCACACGCTTGGATGACATTTCTCACATG CCCAACCTTGAGTTTTTAGATGCTAGCTATAATCACCTAGTGACCCTAGAAGGACTGAGGGCATTGGGACAGCTCAAACAGCTCGACGTGCGCTGGAACAAATTGACCAAAGCCAAAGAAGACACGGCTGTgctaagaaaacacacacctgctctgcTGAAGCTTGACACCCGATACAATCCTTGGAACAGG ccTGAAACCATCAGAATGACCATGCTGGGCCGTCTAACAACTCTCACACACCTGGATGATATGATGgttgcagaggaggaggctgctgaaGCTGTTCAGATggctgctggatccagaattAACCAG GCATCTCTTCTGGCTTATTCACGTACCAACAGTGACCGACCCCGAAGTCTCAGCCTGTTGTCAACAGCCCAGCTCCAGTGTCTTCTCAGTCCTGTACCATGGAGCCTCAACCAAGAGTTGGAGCTAGACTGGACTGCAAAG ATCACCACCGTGAATCTTGATGGCCAGAGGATTTCCAAACTGATAAACCTCAATAAGCTGGTCAACCTACGCTGGGCCTCATTTAATGATAATGAGATTTCTAAATTGGAGGGTCTTGAAAGTTGCTTAAAGTTGGAAGAGCTTTCCCTGgacaacaacagcatcagcGCACTCAGTG GCGTATCAAAACTGCATTGCCTGAATAAACTGAGTTTAGATGGAAATCGGTTGTCCAGTCTGGATGCCTCAGTTCTGGATCAGCTGCCCGACCtgtcctttctgtctgtggAGAACAACTGTATCAGTTCCCTGCAAGGCATCCAGAGAGTTCGCTCTCTGCTTGAGCTCTACATCGGCAACAACCAAATTTCTACATCACAAGACATCTACTATCTGAAG gGATTGACAAACCTCATAATTCTGGACCTTTATGGGAATCCTTTGTTGGAGCAACTGGAAAACTACAGGATTTATGTGGTGTACCACCTACCTTCCCTAAAAGCTCTGGATGGCATTGCAGTG GAGGTAACTGAGTGTGAAAGTGCAAAGGATATGTATGGAGGAAGACTAACCCCTGACATGGTAGCAGAGAAGACTGGCCACTCAAACTACACAGACATCACCTATCTCACCCTGCAGTCTTGCTCTATTAG GATAGTCGATCTGTGTCCACCAGATTGGTTTTGCAACCTACGCAGTGTCAACTTGGACCACAACAATCTCACCTCTTTCTCAGGCCTCATCTATTTGCCAAACATCAAA GCTCTGTGTCTGAACTACAACCACATTGAGTCCATCCTGCCCAGACAGAAGACTCATctaacaaacagacagatactGTACAGCAAAGTTCATTCCAGTGGTTATGGCCAACAGAACCCATCCAAATTAAAGGG GGAAACTGGGCCTGCTTGCAGTCTGGAGCCACTGATGGGCAGCCTGGAGGTGCTGCATTTGAGTCACAATGGCATCTCCAATATGGCCAATCTGCAGCTCAGCAGGCTCACCAATCTTAAAGCACTCTTTCTTCAAG GGAATGACATCAGCCAGGTGGAGGGACTGGAAGGGCTTCACCAGCTCAGAGAGCTTGTCTTAGACAGGAACCGCATCAAAGCTCTTACAGATAACTCTTTCAGAGCCCAGAACGTCCTGCTAGAACTGCACCTAGCAGAGAACCGGATCCGGGAGCTCAGCCATCTAGATCCTTTGATTGAGCTCCGCAAGCTTTTTCTTGGCATGAACAAACTGCAG GACATCTCAGAGCTTAACAAACTAGAAGTTCTTCCTTCGCTGACGGAGCTCTCTGTTGTTGGCAATCCT gtGGCCAGAAATTCTCTGCACAGACCAGCAGTAGTGCTCCATCTGTCCCAGTTGCAGGTCCTGGATGGAGTAAAGGTTACCCTGGAGGAAAGGACCAGGGCTGAACTCCTCAGTGCTGATCCATCA CCATGCTCCCAGTGCACTGGAGCTTCTCTTTCTGCCACTGAAATAAACCTACCCGGACTGCTACCCCTCATGCCTCGACACACCCCTCTAAGAGGAATGAGTATAAGCGGAGGACTACAGAACTTGCATATCATGCATGGGCACGATATCCTGCCAAACAACATAGACGAGGCCCAATCTCAATATACATACAAGT ACAAGAAGCACAAGCACGGTAATGCTATTCGAAGTGGCCAAACTGACATGACATTTAGACACATTCGAAGAACAGGAAGCAGCCTGGCAACCACAGGCCTTCTTCATGATGGGACCAAAGTCATCATCTCATATCCCAGCCAGGAGCAGGACAGCAG ATTTCCAAATGGTGGCAAACCTCCACCGATGTAG
- the lrrc9 gene encoding leucine-rich repeat-containing protein 9 isoform X5 — MIQSEKQKQRGDEEVVKELCIANGVSYEKIAQEGSNISSLEIFFSGFPRMVGLSFFPRLCQLTIVGQNIKHIEALECCPLLRELWVVQCHLTEISGLQNCLQLEKLYLYDNQICEIKNLELQNNLQVLWLNNNYITQIQGLNALQNLKELNLADNNIEKTGYSLDPNAMLQNLNLSGNKISSFKELTPLARLPHLRELALKDSTSTPNPVCLLCNYATHVLYHMPGLQQLDTYDVSSKQVKEAAESTVMKKMMYYNMRVRSAQRNLTETRLSLMERKKTMLQLPEECIRSISYALKNLERELSKAPAGCKKSACTTESSTDRSDPTADISRDHDMERKILSKIEALRERLVLWTRRLDEIEAWYERVLIQATNMTEYTVQFLLMELESVGNIRLEEGRSTDPWYIHGIIKFTSCCDLLLSRFSHSDFKVYGITGIKINRVIRIHNSALRLRFEDKLHSLLASEESATFSHRRYRRRLEHLFYIPDPEKNNEKEEILCILEEGFKTAEQCKASERGAAIPLSNSLSVTEQPRIEHALRQASRGHSWHSKDTIPFRHSQIIVSKVFVGHSVPMKLGEPVDRSSYPRAYSVYCSVDTKHTTERPCSSKTHGGPECSARRRQWFVFDHELVLPEYIIYFEYTAGHQEQPALPDHSTGRDDSRSNDIILDGKVLNMEPVLKPHPKLLSLDDKILLNVARANVLSQITVLNLHGNSLSKIKEISRLKALRHLTISFNEFTRLDDISHMPNLEFLDASYNHLVTLEGLRALGQLKQLDVRWNKLTKAKEDTAVLRKHTPALLKLDTRYNPWNRPETIRMTMLGRLTTLTHLDDMMVAEEEAAEAVQMAAGSRINQASLLAYSRTNSDRPRSLSLLSTAQLQCLLSPVPWSLNQELELDWTAKITTVNLDGQRISKLINLNKLVNLRWASFNDNEISKLEGLESCLKLEELSLDNNSISALSGVSKLHCLNKLSLDGNRLSSLDASVLDQLPDLSFLSVENNCISSLQGIQRVRSLLELYIGNNQISTSQDIYYLKGLTNLIILDLYGNPLLEQLENYRIYVVYHLPSLKALDGIAVEVTECESAKDMYGGRLTPDMVAEKTGHSNYTDITYLTLQSCSIRIVDLCPPDWFCNLRSVNLDHNNLTSFSGLIYLPNIKALCLNYNHIESILPRQKTHLTNRQILYSKVHSSGYGQQNPSKLKGETGPACSLEPLMGSLEVLHLSHNGISNMANLQLSRLTNLKALFLQGNDISQVEGLEGLHQLRELVLDRNRIKALTDNSFRAQNVLLELHLAENRIRELSHLDPLIELRKLFLGMNKLQDISELNKLEVLPSLTELSVVGNPVARNSLHRPAVVLHLSQLQVLDGVKVTLEERTRAELLSADPSPCSQCTGASLSATEINLPGLLPLMPRHTPLRGMSISGGLQNLHIMHGHDILPNNIDEAQSQYTYKYKKHKHGNAIRSGQTDMTFRHIRRTGSSLATTGLLHDGTKVIISYPSQEQDSRFPNGGKPPPM; from the exons atgattcagagtgaaaaacagaagcagCGCGGTGACGAGGAGGTGGTCAAAGAGCTG TGTATAGCCAATGGAGTGTCATACGAGAAAATAGCACAAGAAGGAAGCAACATCAGCTCCCTAGAgatcttcttctctggttttcCCCGCATGGTCGGGCTTTCCTTTTTCCCAAGGCTCTGCCAGCTTACCATCGTGGGCcagaacataaaacacattgaaGCACTTGAGTGCTGTCCTCTGCTTCGGGAGCTCTGGGTAGTTCAGTGTCATCTGACA GAAATATCTGGACTACAAAATTGTCTACAACTAGAAAAACTCTACCTTTATGATAATCAGATCTGTGAAATAAAGAATTTAGAACTGCAGAACAACCTGCAAGTCCTGTGGCTCAACAATAACTACATAACTCAAATACAG GGTTTGAATGCACTTCAAAATCTCAAAGAACTGAACCTCGCTGACAACAACATTGAAAAGACTG GGTATAGCCTTGATCCTAATGCCATGCTTCAGAATCTTAATCTGTCCGGTAACAAGATAAGTTCCTTTAAG GAGCTGACCCCACTTGCACGCTTACCCCATCTGAGAGAACTAGCGCTGAAGGACTCCACGTCAACTCCAAACCCAGTGTGTCTGCTCTGTAACTATGCCACACATGTGCTTTACCACATGCCAGGCCTCCAGCAACTTGACACCTATGATGTCTCGAGCAAGCAAGTCAAGGAGGCAGCTGAG TCCACAGtaatgaagaaaatgatgtACTACAACATGCGGGTACGCAGTGCTCAGAGGAACCTGACAGAGACACGACTCAGCttgatggagaggaagaaaactATGTTACAGTTACCCGAAGAATGCATCAGATCAATCAGTTATGCCCTCAAGAAT CTTGAACGTGAGCTTTCCAAAGCGCCAGCTGGTTGCAAGAAGTCTGCCTGCACAACGGAGAGTTCGACAGACAGAAGTGACCCAACCGCTGACATCAGTCGCGATCACGACATGGAGCGCAAAATCCTCAGCAAGATTGAAGCACTGAGGGAGAGACTGGTGCTCTGGACAAGGAGGCTGGATGA GATTGAAGCCTGGTATGAGCGAGTTCTGATCCAGGCCACAAACATGACGGAATATACTGTCCAGTTTCTGCTGATGGAGCTAGAAAGTGTTGGAAATATTCGTTTGGAAGAGGGCCGTTCCACAGACCCTTGGTACATACATGGTATTATTAA GTTTACTTCCTGTTGCGACCTCCTGCTGTCCCGCTTTTCTCATTCAGACTTTAAGGTCTATGGCATCACTGGGATTAAAATCAATAGAGTTATCCGCATCCACAACAGTGCTTTGAGGCTTCGCTTTGAGGACAAACTTCACAGCCTTCTAGCCAGTGAGGAGTCTGCTACATTCTCACA CAGGCGTTACAGACGTCGACTGGAGCACTTATTCTACATACCTGAccctgaaaaaaataatgagaagGAAGAAATTTTGTGCATTCTAGAGGAAGGCttcaaaacagcagaacaatgtAAG GCCTCGGAAAGAGGAGCTGCTATACCTTTGTCCAATAGTCTGAGTGTGACCGAACAGCCCAGAATTGAACACGCACTCCGCCAGGCCAGCAGAGGCCATTCCTGGCACAGTAAGGATACAATACCCTTCAGGCACA GTCAGATTATTGTTTCCAAAGTGTTTGTGGGCCACAGCGTCCCTATGAAACTGGGAGAACCAGTGGACAGGAGCAGCTATCCCAGAGCCTACTCTGTGTACTGCAGTGTGGACACTAAGCACACAACTG AGAGACCCTGCTCCTCTAAGACACATGGTGGCCCTGAATGCAGTGCCAGAAGAAGACAGTGGTTTGTGTTTGACCATGAGCTTGTCCTGCCTGAGtacatcatttattttgaatacaCTGCTGGG CATCAAGAACAACCCGCTTTGCCAGACCACAGTACAGGCAGAGATGATTCTCGTTCCAACGATATCATCCTTGACGGCAAAGTCCTCAACATGGAACCTGTGCTGAAACCACATCCCAAGTTATTGAGTTTGGATGACAAAATTCTGCTAAATGTAGCCAGGGCCAATGTGCTCAGTCAGATAACT GTCCTGAACCTTCATGGCAACAGTCTGAGTAAAATAAAGGAGATTTCCCGCCTCAAAGCTTTGCGGCATCTTACCATCAGCTTCAATGAGTTCACACGCTTGGATGACATTTCTCACATG CCCAACCTTGAGTTTTTAGATGCTAGCTATAATCACCTAGTGACCCTAGAAGGACTGAGGGCATTGGGACAGCTCAAACAGCTCGACGTGCGCTGGAACAAATTGACCAAAGCCAAAGAAGACACGGCTGTgctaagaaaacacacacctgctctgcTGAAGCTTGACACCCGATACAATCCTTGGAACAGG ccTGAAACCATCAGAATGACCATGCTGGGCCGTCTAACAACTCTCACACACCTGGATGATATGATGgttgcagaggaggaggctgctgaaGCTGTTCAGATggctgctggatccagaattAACCAG GCATCTCTTCTGGCTTATTCACGTACCAACAGTGACCGACCCCGAAGTCTCAGCCTGTTGTCAACAGCCCAGCTCCAGTGTCTTCTCAGTCCTGTACCATGGAGCCTCAACCAAGAGTTGGAGCTAGACTGGACTGCAAAG ATCACCACCGTGAATCTTGATGGCCAGAGGATTTCCAAACTGATAAACCTCAATAAGCTGGTCAACCTACGCTGGGCCTCATTTAATGATAATGAGATTTCTAAATTGGAGGGTCTTGAAAGTTGCTTAAAGTTGGAAGAGCTTTCCCTGgacaacaacagcatcagcGCACTCAGTG GCGTATCAAAACTGCATTGCCTGAATAAACTGAGTTTAGATGGAAATCGGTTGTCCAGTCTGGATGCCTCAGTTCTGGATCAGCTGCCCGACCtgtcctttctgtctgtggAGAACAACTGTATCAGTTCCCTGCAAGGCATCCAGAGAGTTCGCTCTCTGCTTGAGCTCTACATCGGCAACAACCAAATTTCTACATCACAAGACATCTACTATCTGAAG gGATTGACAAACCTCATAATTCTGGACCTTTATGGGAATCCTTTGTTGGAGCAACTGGAAAACTACAGGATTTATGTGGTGTACCACCTACCTTCCCTAAAAGCTCTGGATGGCATTGCAGTG GAGGTAACTGAGTGTGAAAGTGCAAAGGATATGTATGGAGGAAGACTAACCCCTGACATGGTAGCAGAGAAGACTGGCCACTCAAACTACACAGACATCACCTATCTCACCCTGCAGTCTTGCTCTATTAG GATAGTCGATCTGTGTCCACCAGATTGGTTTTGCAACCTACGCAGTGTCAACTTGGACCACAACAATCTCACCTCTTTCTCAGGCCTCATCTATTTGCCAAACATCAAA GCTCTGTGTCTGAACTACAACCACATTGAGTCCATCCTGCCCAGACAGAAGACTCATctaacaaacagacagatactGTACAGCAAAGTTCATTCCAGTGGTTATGGCCAACAGAACCCATCCAAATTAAAGGG GGAAACTGGGCCTGCTTGCAGTCTGGAGCCACTGATGGGCAGCCTGGAGGTGCTGCATTTGAGTCACAATGGCATCTCCAATATGGCCAATCTGCAGCTCAGCAGGCTCACCAATCTTAAAGCACTCTTTCTTCAAG GGAATGACATCAGCCAGGTGGAGGGACTGGAAGGGCTTCACCAGCTCAGAGAGCTTGTCTTAGACAGGAACCGCATCAAAGCTCTTACAGATAACTCTTTCAGAGCCCAGAACGTCCTGCTAGAACTGCACCTAGCAGAGAACCGGATCCGGGAGCTCAGCCATCTAGATCCTTTGATTGAGCTCCGCAAGCTTTTTCTTGGCATGAACAAACTGCAG GACATCTCAGAGCTTAACAAACTAGAAGTTCTTCCTTCGCTGACGGAGCTCTCTGTTGTTGGCAATCCT gtGGCCAGAAATTCTCTGCACAGACCAGCAGTAGTGCTCCATCTGTCCCAGTTGCAGGTCCTGGATGGAGTAAAGGTTACCCTGGAGGAAAGGACCAGGGCTGAACTCCTCAGTGCTGATCCATCA CCATGCTCCCAGTGCACTGGAGCTTCTCTTTCTGCCACTGAAATAAACCTACCCGGACTGCTACCCCTCATGCCTCGACACACCCCTCTAAGAGGAATGAGTATAAGCGGAGGACTACAGAACTTGCATATCATGCATGGGCACGATATCCTGCCAAACAACATAGACGAGGCCCAATCTCAATATACATACAAGT ACAAGAAGCACAAGCACGGTAATGCTATTCGAAGTGGCCAAACTGACATGACATTTAGACACATTCGAAGAACAGGAAGCAGCCTGGCAACCACAGGCCTTCTTCATGATGGGACCAAAGTCATCATCTCATATCCCAGCCAGGAGCAGGACAGCAG ATTTCCAAATGGTGGCAAACCTCCACCGATGTAG